From the Borreliella afzelii genome, the window AAATTTTTTCTCGAAGCTTTAAAACTCTTTTGAAAGTCTCGTGTGCCTTTAATTTGCGAAGGGATTCAGCTCCACTAGTTTCATAAACTTTAAATACAGACTCACTATCAATATCAGAATCTATTGAAACGCTTAGCTTGTCATAAAGAACTCTCAAATCTTTCACATAAAAGATAAAATTTTGCTCTTTTGAACTATGAGATTTTGAAACTCTAAAAGCCTTAAATCTCATTTTACTTGAAGCAAGAGGATAATTGGGAACATCGTCTTTAATTATTCTAGCTGATATATTAGGAATATAGTTAGGATTTGACCAAATCAAATCAGCCCACCCCTTAAACTTTAAAGTCCCTAAAGAATAAGCATACTCCATACCATTCATATCTTCAAATAAAACTTCAAGATCTACCTCATACCCTAAACTATAAACTGATACTTTGATCTCTTTCATGGTTTTAATGTTATCAATAAGACCTTTGCCTAAAAATTGATTTCCACTTTCCCCTGAATAAAAAGGAATTTTAAATGGTGGCATAATCATAGCAGATGATTGAGAATAGCTTGGAAATAAAACTCTTACTCCTAAAATAGTATCACCTGCATACCTTTTGGATTCGCTCTTAACAAGAGCAGGCGCAACAACTGAATTTTTAACATAAGCTTGCAACCTTGCAGAAGGAGTAAGTAAAACACTCCAATTACTTATTCCAAGATCTACAACCATATCTTCCGGCTTAACAATCCCAGAAGCACCTGAATAAACATAATCAACATAATTTGTAAGATCAAGTTTAGTTGAACTTGGATCTCTTGCAAGTTCAGCAAAATCTAAAACCAATTCTCCAGGCTCTGCCCTTTTAGAGCCCTCTGTTAATCCATCAGTCTCTTGAGCAAAAAGAGCAGTGGATAATAAAAAAAATAAAATACTTTTCGCTTTCCTCTTCATGTAAACCAACTCCTTATATATAAATCTTTTATAAAATTTTCGTTTTTTAATTGCCATTATCATTAAATTAAAATTAAATTTATCAATTTTGCTCCTTTAGCATACACCCTTCAACAAGAATAACAAGCTTTTTTACCCTACTAGGATGGTTAAAACGTATTGTTTTTATTAAAGCCGTAGCAAAAAGATTAACCTTAACATCAAAAGATTCATAAGATTCATTATAATCACCGTTATTAAAAGAATCATAAAATTCCTTTGAAAGATTTATGTAATAAATTCCATTTTTTAAAAAAGAATACAAAAATCTTACATCGCTTAATAAAAACCCAAAAGACAACCCTTCATTGCTCCCTAAAAGGAAATCTTTTACTAAAAGATCTAAATTATCTTTCAAATTTTTTTCATCTCTTAAATACCTTAAATTAACGATAAACCCCTTGCTAGAGTAAAAATAAAAAACCTTTCTTGAAAAAAGATTGTCATAATTTAAAAAAACCATACAAATAGAAAACAAAAAGCTTGCTGCCAAAGCCCCTAAAAGCAACCTAAAAATATACTCTTTTTTCAAATTAAAAAATTTATAAATCATCGCATTATACTTAAAAAATATATCCGAAATATTATTTTTCATAAAAATTTATAAATTCCATCAAAGATTTAAGTATTAGGATATTAAACTTGCTCATGTAATTATAATCCAAAATCAATTTAGCATCTAAAATATTGGACAAAAACCCCATTTCAATCAATACAGCAGGCATACTGCTATTTTTTATTACAAACCATTGTTCTTCTCTAATTGGCCTAATATTAGTTTCACTTAACTCACTTTTAAATACTTTATACAAAATTTCAGCCAATCTTTTCGATTCATATTTATATTTAATATCTAGTATATCATTAAGCTCGCTTAAGTATCTATTACCTTTAATATCATACCCCTTAAAATCTTTAATAACCTCTCTTTTCGAATCTTCAGGAAGATACCAAAACTCAACCCCTCTAGCTTCATTATTTGGAGCATCATTAGCATGTATGGATAAAAATATAACATTATTTGGAAAATTTGGCTTTATTGCATTTGCAAATTCCGATCGCTCTTTTAAAGTTAAAAAAACGTCATTTATACGAGTTAGCAAAATATTTTTATTTACAAAATAATTACTTAAAATTTTAGACAAATATATAGAATAAGTTAATGCAAAATCTTTTTCTTGAAGCACAACATCGTAACCATTTATCTTTAAAGTCACAACCGCACCAGCATCATGACCACCATGTCCAGGATCAATGATTATCGAAGTGATTCTGGGTTTATTATAACTTTTAAGAGAACTGAAATAATTTTCAATTTGTTTTAATACCTTTTGGCTTATTAAAATTTCTCCACGAATGTCAATAATTGGATCTACAAACATATAATAACCAGAAGATGTCAGAGCATATTCAAAACCTACCCTAAACTTCAAATATCCTTTATCATTTTCAATTGTAAAAACATCATTTTCAATGTTAAAATCAAACTTAAAAACATTAGCATCAAAAAAATCAAGAACATTTAAGTAATCAGAAGTATTAGAATATAAGCTTAAATATGAAAACAAAAACAAATCAATCAATAATATCATTTTCCCAAAGTTCGATGGCACTCTTTAAGTCTCCTTTGAATCTTAAGCTATTTTTAGTAATCTCACCTTTTATTTCCTTAAACTCTTTTTGGAAAAGAAAAGGATTAATTTTGTATTTTAAACAAATTTTACAAAACCTCAAAAAAGAAAAAACAACACCATTTCCAACAAAAATTGGGACATAATTCTTAAGCAAAAAAATTAAAAAACTTTTATTTTTGGTCAAATTTTCCGGCGAATTTAATGCAGTATACTGGATTCTCAGCTTTCTATAAATATAAACATGTTCTCCAAAATAAATAGCTCTTAGTCCAAAATCTATTCTTTGAAAATATTCATTTTGAATCCTTCCGTCAAAACCTCCAAGCTGTAAAAACTTCTCTTTAGAATAAAGTCCACAATAATCCATGGTAATCAAAGTTTTTTCATAGTCTTTCTCAGAATTTACTAAAATTACCTTAAACTTTTGCTGTTTATCTATGCTGGGAAGAAAAATTGAAGGGATTATCTCCTCTTCTTTATCGAAAAATTCACCACCAACAAGAAGAACATTTTTTTTGACTATTTCATCAAATATATTTGGAATCCAAAAAGGATTTAACAAGTACATATCACTTTGCAAAACAAAAACAAAATCACAGCTGGATTCTTTCATTGCTAAATTAACCTTTTCTCCAGAATTCAAATCATCAGAGAGTAAAATAAATTTTAACTTATCATAACTTTCTGAGATAAACTGCAAAGAACTTCTATTGCTCTGTTTTTCAATTGAAATTATTTCTCTTATAAAGTCAAAATTGGATAAAAATTCAAACAAATCTTCTCTAAAAATTTTTGTTCCTCTGCTCAATATTACAAAAGAAATTCCAAAAGAAGATTTTTGTGAATAATTATTTTTAGATTGAATAACAGTATATGAATAGCCGCTATCTTGAAGACGCATAAATTACTTTTAAAATCCTCACAATTAAATTATAATAATCATATGTCAAATAATACAATGTTAATTCCAAGAATAATGAATATTAATGCATTATTCTATAGCACGATTATTATCATTTTTACACTCATTTCTTGCAGCCACAAGAATATACAGTATGACAAGAGAATTAAAAAATTTTTAGATAAAAACAAAATTGAATATAAAATAGACTCAGAGAATGACTTTATAGCATTTAAAAACATAAACAATAACGAAAGAGAAGAAGTAATTATTAGATCAAGACTAAACTCATATAAAAATTCAAAAATAAGAGAAATATTTGGAATTGTCAAAGTATTTGATGTAAATACACAAAAAATTAAAGAAATATCTGATTCTCTTATGAGCGACAGCTATAATAACAGAGTACTTGGATCGTGGGAGATTATTCATAATGCAGAAAGAGGAATTAACTCTTTAGTATATATTGTAAAAGCAGAAGAATTTGCAAGTGAAACGCTTTTGCTTGATGCAATTGACGAAATCGCCTCAACAATAACTATTTTCAAAAAAATAATAACAACCAATAACGAAAACATTGATAATAATGAAACAAATAACAATGCAAATAAAGCATCAAGTGATCAGACCGCTTTAAAGCAAGAAAAAGCAAATTCAACAAAAGAATCTAATAAAAATGAACTTAAAGAAGATCAAATCGAAGAAGAACTTCAAGAAATTAAAGCCCAATAATTTCAAAATCATTCTACTGATAAAGAATTAATATCAAAGCAAAAATGCACTTTATCACCTATTTTTATTTGAAATTTAGAAAATGAGCCTCTTGGAAGCTCAAGAGCATACTTTACTTTATAAAAAGAATTAACACTTGCCCTAGAGTATGGTTCTAAATCATAAATCTCTTTAATAATTCCATTTGCATCAATGTAGGCTATTTCAAGGGGTAAAGGTGTATTTTCCATCCAAAAAGATAAATTTTGTTCTTTTTTAAAAACAAAAAGCATTCCATTTCCATATTCAACTTTTTCAGTGCCCATATAACCTTTTGCCCTATCAAATTCATTAGCTGCTATTTTTACAAAAAACTTGACCCTGTTTATTACAACTTTTTTATCATAAAAATGATCGGCAAAAGATAAAAAAGACATCGACAAAACTAAACATAAAAAACGTTTTAAAATTTTTTCCAATTATCAACCTTATTAAAAATCATTTATTATAATTTACAATATAAGATTTTAAAGTCATTCTTAAAATATTTTTATTTAAAATAATAATATACTCACCAAGATCCCATAAATAATTTAAAGGTGTTACCAATGTAGCCTCGCCAAACTTTTTCTTTACCTCAATAAAAATTGAATACTGGGATATTAATTTTTTATCAAAAACAAAAGTGTATGAAAACATTTTATTTTTGTCAAAATTAAAAACAGCATATTTTAAATGAGTTTTAGCAATAAATTGCAAAGTCTGTTTTCTAGCATAAGGAAATTCAACTTCTTCAACATCATAATAAAAAATAGTGCTCTTGAGAACATTGTCTTTAACAGACTCCATACTAGAACCCATAACAAAAGATGTAAAAATAGAAAATAAGTAATAAACTGTAATACCCATACAAAGCCTTTAACCATAAACAATATAAAGAAAAAGTATAACAAATAAAAAACTTGAAAATAAATATAGTAAAATATTCACATTAACCCCAAAATGGAAAAGCCTTATAAAGACTTTAGAAACTACTCCATCACTCGCCATTCTTGCTCTTTCTTTTCTTTTAAA encodes:
- the flaA gene encoding flagellar filament outer layer protein FlaA, with amino-acid sequence MKRKAKSILFFLLSTALFAQETDGLTEGSKRAEPGELVLDFAELARDPSSTKLDLTNYVDYVYSGASGIVKPEDMVVDLGISNWSVLLTPSARLQAYVKNSVVAPALVKSESKRYAGDTILGVRVLFPSYSQSSAMIMPPFKIPFYSGESGNQFLGKGLIDNIKTMKEIKVSVYSLGYEVDLEVLFEDMNGMEYAYSLGTLKFKGWADLIWSNPNYIPNISARIIKDDVPNYPLASSKMRFKAFRVSKSHSSKEQNFIFYVKDLRVLYDKLSVSIDSDIDSESVFKVYETSGAESLRKLKAHETFKRVLKLREKISMPEGSFQNFIEKVESDKPEESSSEN
- a CDS encoding GerMN domain-containing protein, which gives rise to MKNNISDIFFKYNAMIYKFFNLKKEYIFRLLLGALAASFLFSICMVFLNYDNLFSRKVFYFYSSKGFIVNLRYLRDEKNLKDNLDLLVKDFLLGSNEGLSFGFLLSDVRFLYSFLKNGIYYINLSKEFYDSFNNGDYNESYESFDVKVNLFATALIKTIRFNHPSRVKKLVILVEGCMLKEQN
- a CDS encoding N-acetylmuramoyl-L-alanine amidase; translated protein: MIDLFLFSYLSLYSNTSDYLNVLDFFDANVFKFDFNIENDVFTIENDKGYLKFRVGFEYALTSSGYYMFVDPIIDIRGEILISQKVLKQIENYFSSLKSYNKPRITSIIIDPGHGGHDAGAVVTLKINGYDVVLQEKDFALTYSIYLSKILSNYFVNKNILLTRINDVFLTLKERSEFANAIKPNFPNNVIFLSIHANDAPNNEARGVEFWYLPEDSKREVIKDFKGYDIKGNRYLSELNDILDIKYKYESKRLAEILYKVFKSELSETNIRPIREEQWFVIKNSSMPAVLIEMGFLSNILDAKLILDYNYMSKFNILILKSLMEFINFYEK
- a CDS encoding DUF192 domain-containing protein — its product is MEKILKRFLCLVLSMSFLSFADHFYDKKVVINRVKFFVKIAANEFDRAKGYMGTEKVEYGNGMLFVFKKEQNLSFWMENTPLPLEIAYIDANGIIKEIYDLEPYSRASVNSFYKVKYALELPRGSFSKFQIKIGDKVHFCFDINSLSVE